The following proteins come from a genomic window of Chryseobacterium glaciei:
- a CDS encoding NADP-dependent malic enzyme, whose protein sequence is MSNKTHRDEKNFNQAALDYHKAEPKGKIEVIPSKPHSSQRDLSLAYSPGVAVPCMEIYEKPETVYDYTGKGNLVAVISNGTAVLGLGDIGAEASKPVMEGKGLLFKIFADINVFDIEINEKDPDKFIQIVKGIAPTFGGINLEDIKAPEAFYIEQKLKEELDIPLMHDDQHGTAIISAAALINSLQIADKKIDEVKMVVNGAGAAAIACTNLYISLGLKRENVLMCDSKGVINHKRENLTPEKIDFIANTDLETLEDAVKGSDVFIGLSKGNVMTPEMLTSMSENPIVFALANPDPEIAYDLAFETRKDVIMATGRSDYPNQVNNVLGFPYIFRGALDVQARGINEEMKLAAVHAIADLAKEPVPEAVILAYNVQNLQFGREYFIPKPFDNRLITKVSSAVAKAAIESGIARKTIADFDEYENSLLDRMGRDEKLVRMMQTRAKADPKRITLGNAEEYNVLKAAQILYEEGIAFPSLLGNKKYIKEQMERFGIELDIPIIDPSDEDQKENRQKYRETLWKLRQRKGMNEYKAKRYVRQRDYFGPLMLRHGDTDGLIVGFSKNYTSVLRPVLEVIEKDKGVDKIAAMMMILSEKKPIFFADTSINQNPTAEDLVNIAKMAEITVKTFAVEPRIAMLGFENFAGISDTSKKVAKAVSILHEKFPKMIVDGEIQPDFAMNADHLSDYPFSKLGTTPANTFIFPNLESANLSYKIIRGMKVAQVIGPILMGLKQPVHVLQMRSSVDEIVNLATVAVLDAQRREKKDKK, encoded by the coding sequence ATGTCAAATAAAACTCACCGCGACGAAAAGAACTTCAATCAGGCCGCGTTAGATTACCATAAAGCTGAACCAAAAGGGAAGATCGAAGTGATTCCTTCAAAACCGCACTCTTCACAAAGAGATTTATCATTGGCATATTCTCCGGGAGTAGCTGTTCCTTGTATGGAAATCTACGAAAAACCTGAAACAGTGTATGATTATACAGGAAAAGGAAACTTGGTTGCTGTAATTTCTAATGGTACAGCAGTTCTTGGATTGGGTGATATTGGAGCAGAAGCTTCAAAACCGGTAATGGAAGGTAAAGGTCTTTTATTTAAGATTTTTGCAGATATCAACGTTTTTGATATCGAGATTAATGAGAAGGATCCGGATAAATTTATTCAGATTGTAAAAGGGATTGCGCCAACTTTTGGAGGAATTAACCTTGAAGATATTAAAGCTCCTGAAGCTTTCTATATTGAGCAGAAACTAAAAGAGGAATTGGATATTCCTTTGATGCACGATGACCAGCACGGGACAGCGATTATCTCTGCAGCAGCTTTGATTAACTCATTGCAAATTGCAGACAAGAAGATCGATGAAGTAAAAATGGTAGTAAACGGAGCAGGAGCTGCGGCAATTGCTTGTACCAACTTATATATTTCTTTAGGATTAAAAAGAGAAAACGTTTTAATGTGCGATAGCAAAGGAGTTATCAATCATAAAAGAGAAAACCTTACGCCTGAAAAAATAGATTTCATTGCCAATACAGATCTTGAAACATTAGAAGATGCCGTAAAAGGTTCAGATGTTTTCATCGGATTGTCTAAAGGAAACGTAATGACTCCCGAAATGCTGACAAGCATGAGTGAAAACCCAATCGTTTTCGCTTTGGCAAATCCAGATCCTGAGATCGCTTATGATTTAGCTTTTGAAACTCGTAAAGATGTTATCATGGCAACGGGAAGAAGCGATTATCCTAACCAGGTTAATAATGTTCTGGGTTTCCCTTATATTTTCCGTGGAGCTTTGGATGTTCAGGCGAGGGGAATTAATGAAGAAATGAAATTGGCTGCCGTTCATGCAATTGCTGATTTGGCTAAAGAACCGGTTCCTGAAGCTGTAATTCTAGCTTATAATGTTCAGAATTTACAGTTTGGTAGAGAATATTTTATTCCAAAACCATTTGATAATAGATTGATTACCAAAGTTTCAAGCGCTGTTGCAAAAGCGGCTATTGAAAGTGGTATTGCAAGAAAAACGATTGCTGATTTCGACGAGTACGAAAACAGTCTTCTTGACAGAATGGGAAGAGACGAGAAGTTGGTAAGAATGATGCAAACCCGTGCTAAAGCCGATCCGAAGAGAATTACTCTAGGAAATGCCGAAGAATACAATGTTTTAAAAGCTGCTCAGATTCTTTATGAAGAAGGAATTGCTTTCCCAAGCCTTTTAGGAAACAAAAAATACATCAAAGAGCAAATGGAGCGTTTCGGAATTGAGCTTGATATTCCGATTATCGATCCAAGTGACGAAGATCAAAAAGAAAACAGACAGAAATACAGAGAAACGCTGTGGAAACTTCGCCAGAGAAAAGGGATGAACGAGTACAAAGCAAAAAGATATGTACGTCAGAGAGATTATTTCGGGCCATTGATGTTAAGACATGGTGATACTGACGGACTTATCGTTGGATTCTCTAAGAATTACACTTCAGTTTTACGCCCTGTTTTAGAAGTTATTGAAAAAGACAAAGGGGTAGATAAAATAGCGGCAATGATGATGATCCTGTCTGAAAAGAAACCTATTTTCTTCGCAGATACATCAATCAATCAAAACCCGACGGCTGAAGATTTAGTTAATATTGCTAAAATGGCAGAAATTACCGTTAAAACTTTTGCTGTAGAACCAAGAATTGCAATGCTAGGCTTCGAAAACTTCGCAGGTATTTCTGATACTTCGAAAAAAGTAGCGAAAGCAGTAAGCATTCTTCACGAAAAATTCCCTAAAATGATTGTTGATGGAGAAATTCAGCCGGATTTTGCCATGAATGCAGATCATTTAAGTGATTATCCTTTCTCAAAATTAGGAACAACTCCTGCCAACACATTCATTTTCCCGAATCTTGAAAGTGCAAACTTATCTTACAAGATCATCAGAGGGATGAAAGTTGCTCAGGTTATCGGGCCAATTTTGATGGGGTTAAAACAGCCTGTTCACGTTTTACAGATGCGTTCAAGTGTAGATGAAATAGTAAACTTGGCGACTGTTGCTGTTCTTGATGCTCAGAGAAGAGAGAAAAAAGACAAAAAATAA
- a CDS encoding ATPase, with protein MVAIVDSGSTKSDWVILDEFKQVFLKTETIGFNPNFINIELIVPEIEKNTSLTSVKNSIKKIYFYGSGCGIQKNCDTIVEELGKVFGDAEVTVREDLLAAAYAAYQGRPAIVCIMGTGSNSCYFDGENLKIKLPSLGFLMGDEGSGSAIGKQLVRRFFMQKLPTDLHEEFQEIYNLTIDDALKNMYHTTRPNAYLANFNKFVIDRKDHPYLRNMVLEEMKNFFDYQVLPYEESKDAEINFIGSIAYYYEDILRSAAAELNLNVGHVVQKPIESLVDYHVKYIL; from the coding sequence ATGGTTGCTATTGTTGATAGTGGTTCTACTAAATCAGATTGGGTAATATTGGATGAATTCAAACAAGTTTTTCTAAAGACGGAAACCATTGGTTTTAATCCCAATTTTATCAACATAGAACTCATTGTTCCTGAAATTGAAAAAAATACTAGTTTAACATCCGTTAAGAATTCTATCAAGAAAATTTATTTCTATGGTTCAGGGTGCGGGATTCAAAAAAACTGTGATACCATCGTCGAAGAATTAGGCAAAGTATTTGGAGATGCAGAAGTTACCGTAAGGGAAGATCTTTTGGCTGCTGCGTATGCGGCTTATCAGGGAAGACCTGCAATCGTCTGCATTATGGGGACGGGCTCTAATTCTTGCTATTTCGACGGAGAAAATTTAAAAATAAAACTTCCTTCTCTTGGTTTCTTAATGGGAGATGAGGGAAGCGGTAGTGCTATTGGGAAACAATTAGTGCGTAGATTTTTTATGCAAAAACTTCCTACTGATCTTCACGAAGAGTTTCAGGAAATTTATAACTTAACGATTGATGATGCATTAAAGAATATGTATCATACGACCAGACCTAATGCTTATCTGGCGAATTTCAATAAATTTGTAATAGACCGAAAAGATCATCCTTACCTCCGAAATATGGTTTTGGAGGAGATGAAGAATTTTTTCGACTATCAGGTTCTTCCTTATGAAGAAAGCAAAGATGCTGAGATCAACTTTATAGGCTCAATTGCTTATTATTACGAAGATATTCTACGTTCTGCAGCTGCAGAGCTTAATTTAAATGTGGGACATGTTGTACAAAAACCTATCGAAAGTTTAGTCGACTACCATGTTAAATACATACTTTAA
- a CDS encoding GtrA family protein codes for MRDILLRQKQILFFIIAGGLSAIIEIGSFKAFSTYLPQFLSNETNFHGIHYPLSNIFSTSCGIITNYFLSIWFVFERGKHSKRKEFAYFMVVSFISTLLSLGFFQIFYSFIFKDNIDLIFYTLSPEITSKIAAILLVSILNYSIKKKVIFNG; via the coding sequence ATGAGAGATATACTACTACGTCAAAAACAAATTTTGTTCTTCATTATTGCGGGAGGGCTCAGCGCTATTATAGAAATTGGGAGCTTTAAAGCCTTCAGTACTTATCTGCCTCAGTTTTTATCCAATGAAACCAACTTTCATGGGATTCACTATCCTTTGAGTAATATTTTCTCCACCAGCTGCGGGATCATCACCAATTACTTCCTTAGTATCTGGTTTGTATTTGAAAGAGGAAAGCATTCAAAAAGAAAAGAATTTGCCTATTTCATGGTGGTTTCTTTTATTTCAACATTATTAAGTCTTGGGTTCTTCCAAATATTCTATAGTTTTATATTTAAAGATAATATTGATTTAATTTTTTATACCTTGAGTCCTGAAATAACCAGTAAGATTGCTGCAATATTATTGGTTTCAATTCTTAATTATTCTATAAAAAAGAAAGTAATTTTTAACGGTTAA
- a CDS encoding lysophospholipid acyltransferase family protein yields the protein MVKILNYIWRFWLLILAFVLTIIFGIPVYILSFNKRHYKYAYKFIRLWSYAMFYGMGLRYEVFNLSEQKPDKNKPHVFISNHTSIMDIMLMCILCSKHPVCFVGKKELVKIPIFGTIYKRICVMVDRSSPRSRADVYRRCAEKMEEGNSIVIFPEGGVPDDTSVILDEFKDGAFTLSSKHESPIAIYTFIGLKEIFPFDNSKGHPGKVKVYFNGILDSSTSPKDLKTEAFDEIKKTLLERSI from the coding sequence GTGGTAAAGATTTTAAATTATATCTGGAGATTCTGGCTGCTGATTTTAGCCTTTGTTTTAACGATTATTTTCGGAATACCTGTTTATATTTTATCTTTTAATAAGAGACATTATAAATATGCCTATAAGTTTATCCGACTTTGGAGCTACGCCATGTTCTATGGAATGGGTTTAAGATACGAAGTCTTCAATCTCTCAGAACAAAAACCCGATAAAAACAAACCCCACGTTTTCATATCCAACCATACTTCTATTATGGATATTATGCTGATGTGTATTTTATGTTCCAAACATCCGGTTTGCTTTGTCGGGAAAAAAGAATTGGTAAAAATTCCGATTTTTGGAACCATATATAAAAGGATATGCGTGATGGTAGACAGAAGCAGCCCAAGAAGCCGTGCAGATGTTTACCGCAGATGTGCCGAGAAAATGGAAGAAGGAAACAGCATCGTTATTTTCCCGGAAGGGGGTGTTCCGGATGATACTTCTGTTATTTTGGATGAGTTTAAAGACGGCGCATTCACATTATCTTCAAAACATGAGTCACCTATTGCAATCTATACTTTCATCGGATTAAAGGAAATTTTTCCGTTTGACAACTCAAAAGGCCATCCCGGTAAAGTAAAAGTTTATTTTAACGGAATTTTAGACTCTTCAACCTCCCCAAAAGACCTGAAAACAGAAGCATTTGACGAAATAAAAAAAACCTTGCTAGAACGTTCTATTTAA
- a CDS encoding sugar MFS transporter, giving the protein MSNYSKQTNWGQFLPLVIVFFFWGFVAASNDILIPVFKKAFNLTQTESMLVQICFYVAYTVGSLIYMAVSKGLKQDLINKIGYKNGLIVGLLISAAGTLLFYPAANMGSFPLMISGLFIVGLGFSLQQIVANPLAIEVGPSETGSQRLTMAGGVNNLGTTIGPLIVSFAIFGSASAANTEASIESVKVPYLILGAAFALVAFLLKFSSLPAITPTNLENTDDAAPGEHRKSALQYPQLILGMIAIFVYVGVEVSTASNLPAYMEKDLGFETKDVAPYISLYWASMMIGRWTGAVDAFDFSAGFKKILRFLAPYLAFALFLLVNAIAHHDLAPFYVYGLIIIAMIICDILSKGNPARMLLIFSSAGIVALLIGMFTTGMVSVYAFTSVGLFCSTLWPCIFALAINGLGKHTNQGSGLLIMMIMGGGVVSLLQGYVADLTDIHTSYIVGVICFAYLAFYAIRVSGILKAQGIDLDKISKGSGH; this is encoded by the coding sequence ATGTCAAATTATTCTAAACAAACTAATTGGGGACAATTCCTGCCATTAGTTATTGTGTTTTTTTTCTGGGGCTTCGTCGCTGCAAGTAACGACATTCTGATCCCAGTATTCAAAAAAGCCTTCAATTTAACGCAAACCGAAAGTATGCTCGTCCAGATTTGTTTCTACGTCGCATATACGGTAGGTTCTTTAATTTATATGGCTGTTTCAAAAGGATTGAAACAAGATTTAATTAATAAAATCGGGTATAAAAACGGTTTAATAGTAGGACTCCTTATTTCTGCTGCAGGAACATTATTGTTTTATCCGGCAGCCAACATGGGATCGTTCCCATTAATGATCTCCGGATTATTTATTGTTGGATTAGGGTTCTCTTTACAGCAAATTGTGGCGAATCCGCTAGCTATTGAGGTCGGCCCATCTGAAACGGGATCTCAGAGATTAACGATGGCCGGAGGGGTAAATAATTTAGGAACTACAATAGGTCCGCTTATTGTGTCTTTTGCTATTTTCGGTTCTGCAAGTGCAGCTAATACTGAGGCCAGCATAGAAAGTGTTAAAGTGCCTTATCTTATTTTAGGAGCTGCGTTCGCGCTTGTTGCTTTTTTACTGAAATTCTCATCACTTCCTGCAATTACTCCTACCAATCTTGAAAATACTGACGATGCTGCTCCCGGTGAGCACAGAAAATCAGCATTACAATATCCTCAGTTGATTTTAGGAATGATCGCTATATTTGTTTATGTAGGAGTGGAAGTTTCTACCGCAAGTAATTTGCCTGCGTACATGGAAAAAGATTTAGGTTTTGAAACCAAAGATGTTGCTCCTTATATTTCTTTATACTGGGCATCTATGATGATCGGACGTTGGACAGGTGCTGTAGATGCATTTGATTTCAGTGCGGGATTCAAAAAGATCTTACGATTCTTGGCTCCGTATCTGGCTTTTGCATTGTTCTTATTGGTTAATGCTATTGCTCATCACGACTTGGCTCCATTCTATGTGTATGGACTTATCATCATTGCAATGATCATTTGTGATATCTTGAGTAAAGGAAATCCGGCAAGAATGCTGCTTATTTTCTCTTCTGCAGGTATTGTAGCTCTATTAATCGGTATGTTTACTACAGGAATGGTGTCTGTATACGCATTTACAAGTGTTGGATTATTCTGTTCTACGCTTTGGCCATGTATCTTCGCTCTTGCGATCAATGGGCTAGGAAAACACACTAACCAAGGTTCAGGACTATTGATTATGATGATCATGGGAGGTGGAGTTGTAAGTCTTTTACAAGGATATGTAGCTGACCTAACAGACATTCATACAAGTTATATTGTTGGCGTTATCTGTTTTGCTTATTTAGCATTCTACGCGATTCGTGTGAGTGGAATTTTGAAAGCTCAGGGAATTGATTTAGATAAAATATCAAAAGGTAGTGGTCACTAA
- a CDS encoding DUF3810 domain-containing protein — translation MMISFFEHFFELQKSLHQIIFSWIPFSFGDLFYIILGAFLLYSIIKIFKKKSRGSSILKLLIVINIFYFTYQIFWGMLYFQTPIIKKLSSQKEPTLDKAKILALQYLEKCKATRQVVEEDKNGIFVVKDLKAIQKEILFQQEKLPKYISDKKAPQINSFKPSLFKNVMSFTGILGYYNPFTAEAQYNSELPSTFIPFTSAHESSHQLGFAREQEANFVGYLIGIKSENLELRYSTEYFTLKSLLRYIVENDPEFVKSILKNYSAGMKRDRSYEKSFIMKHQGWLDDFFGFTNNLFLKSNQQEGSVTYSYFIDLLLNYEK, via the coding sequence ATGATGATCTCGTTTTTCGAGCATTTTTTTGAACTTCAAAAAAGTCTTCATCAAATAATATTTTCCTGGATTCCTTTTTCATTTGGAGATCTATTCTATATTATATTAGGAGCATTTCTTTTGTATTCGATTATCAAAATATTTAAGAAAAAAAGCAGGGGAAGTTCTATTTTAAAACTTTTAATCGTTATTAATATTTTTTATTTTACGTATCAGATATTTTGGGGAATGTTATATTTCCAAACTCCAATTATTAAAAAGTTATCAAGTCAAAAAGAGCCAACTTTAGATAAAGCAAAAATCTTAGCCTTACAATATCTTGAAAAATGCAAAGCAACAAGGCAAGTTGTAGAGGAAGACAAAAATGGAATTTTTGTTGTGAAAGATTTAAAAGCGATTCAAAAAGAAATACTTTTTCAGCAGGAGAAACTTCCTAAATATATTTCAGATAAGAAAGCACCTCAGATTAACTCATTTAAACCAAGTTTATTTAAGAATGTGATGAGTTTTACAGGGATTCTGGGCTACTACAATCCTTTTACCGCCGAAGCACAATACAACTCCGAATTACCGTCCACGTTCATCCCTTTTACCTCTGCTCATGAAAGTTCTCATCAATTAGGTTTCGCAAGAGAGCAGGAAGCTAATTTTGTGGGCTATTTAATTGGAATTAAATCTGAAAATCTAGAACTGAGATACAGCACGGAATATTTTACGTTAAAAAGCCTTTTAAGATATATTGTTGAAAATGATCCTGAGTTTGTGAAATCTATTTTGAAGAATTATTCTGCCGGAATGAAAAGAGACAGATCATATGAGAAGAGTTTTATAATGAAACATCAAGGTTGGTTGGATGATTTTTTCGGGTTTACGAATAATCTGTTCCTTAAAAGCAATCAACAGGAAGGATCTGTAACTTATTCTTACTTTATTGATTTATTACTAAACTACGAAAAGTAG